The following is a genomic window from Lysinibacillus sp. JNUCC-52.
TCGTTATGATCATCATTTGTTGCCAATATAGAAGAAATTTCTTCTTGTAATTCAAGCCAGTTATTTAATTCGTGATTGAAAAGTTGCTGAAAATATTCTTCAGAGAATGTTTCCGCTTGCTTTTCTTCCTCCAAATTCAAATGAAAGCTTGTTTTTTGACACAGCTCGTACCATTCTTTTGTGAAATATTTCATTGAAACTCGCCTCTCTCAAATGGAATAGGGGTAGATTTTTTATCGACGATTTACAATGTTCCGATGTACTTATAATACTTTCTTACATGTTATCATTATAAATTTTATAGGCGGTTTATTTTCCGCATGCTTCGTTGGCTCGTCCAATTCTGAAAACTCTACGAGCCCATATTGTTCAAATTCTTGTTGTATAGAGTTAGCATCATAAAAGAACATTTTAACGCCTTCCATTACCTCGTAATAGTCTTTAGCTAATTGTTTCCCCTTGCCATACATAGGTGCTTTTTGAGAAACTGTTGTAAAAATCATATATCCATTTGGCTTTAGCTGATTATAGCAATCTTGTATAAACTTCGCACGCTCTTGAGGATTCAATAAATGAATTAGCGCATAGCAAAATATCCCATCATATTGTTTATGATTAAAAGGCATATCAGTTACAGAACCATGAAAAATAGTAAAATCTATTCCATTTTGTCTCGCCAAATCAATCGCTGTTTGTGAAATTTCGATTCCTGTTACATCGATCCCATTGTCAGTAAAAACCTTTGCATTTCTACCGTATCCAACACCTGGTATTAGTATCTCCTTAACATTTCTTTCAAGGAAAAAATCCTTTACGATGATTGCTGAGTCAGTCGGTTCAAATCCCCACATCGTTTG
Proteins encoded in this region:
- a CDS encoding class I SAM-dependent methyltransferase, whose protein sequence is MTEFWELSFIEKQTMWGFEPTDSAIIVKDFFLERNVKEILIPGVGYGRNAKVFTDNGIDVTGIEISQTAIDLARQNGIDFTIFHGSVTDMPFNHKQYDGIFCYALIHLLNPQERAKFIQDCYNQLKPNGYMIFTTVSQKAPMYGKGKQLAKDYYEVMEGVKMFFYDANSIQQEFEQYGLVEFSELDEPTKHAENKPPIKFIMITCKKVL